In Trichoderma asperellum chromosome 1, complete sequence, a single window of DNA contains:
- a CDS encoding uncharacterized protein (EggNog:ENOG41~CAZy:GH128~SECRETED:SignalP(1-20)) — protein sequence MVSRFLIGAGAVLSPLLVSASPSAKRGLIFIPNSTTLQDNSIWVQTGSDISWYYNYGNLPSSDYASIPQSRFEFVPMMWGVGPNPSQDTAFHDSIVNLINTGTPISHVLAFNEPDAPSAWGGSDVTPANAALAWIANFVPLQNLGVKLGLPAVTGASSGFDWTQQFLANCTNILKTQCPYDFIPLHWYDNLGGLESHIGQYAAAFPGKKIWVTEYAYANQDLPTTQQFFNQSASYMDGLSYLERYSYFGAFRSDVSNVGPNATFLNNAGRLTDIGSLYLGFGLTGVIPTSG from the exons ATGGTCAGCAGATTTCTCATCGGTGCTGGTGCAGTGCTCTCGCCTCTTCTCGTGTCCGCCTCTCCCTCAGCAAAGCGCGGCCTCATCTTTATCCCCAACTCAACCACACTGCAGGACAACTCCATCTGGGTTCAGACAGGCTCGGATATTAGCTGGTACTACAACTATGGCAACCTGCCCAGCTCGGATTATGCGTCCATACCGCAGTCTCGCTTCGAATTTGTACCCATGATGTGGGGAGTTGGACCAAACCCTTCTCAGGACACTGCTTTCCACGACAGCATTGTCAATCTGATCAACACCGGCACGCCCATCTCACATGTCTTGGCTTTCAACGAGCCCGATGCCCCTTCTGCTTGGGGCGGCAGTGATGTAACGCCCGCCAACGCCGCTCTTGCTTGGATCGCCAATTTCGTTCCTCTACAAAATCTCGGTGTCAAACTGGGACTCCCGGCTGTAACCGGGGCTTCTTCTGGATTCGATTGGACGCAGCAGTTCCTGGCAAACTGTACCAACATCCTTAAAACGCAGTGCCCGTATGACTTCATCCCTCTGCATTGGTACGACAACTTGGGGGGGCTAGAGAGCCACATTGGCCAATATGCCGCGGC ATTCCCTGGCAAGAAAATCTGGGTGACCGAATACGCCTATGCCAATCAGGATCTCCCCACCACGCAGCAATTCTTCAACCAGAGCGCAAGCTACATGGACGGCCTCAGCTATCTGGAGCGTTACAGCTACTTTGGCGCCTTCCGGTCCGACGTTAGCAACGTCGGGCCCAACGCCACCT